CTCGGCAAATGATGGGAGCGATTTCATCGCTCCCATCACTTGTTCCTCCCTGTCCCAGCTATCAGCAAATACATCCGCTCCGATCGAGTACCCATCCGTTCACAGCGATTCGATCAATCGGTTGTACTCATCGACCGTCAACCCCATCTCACGAATGATCTTGCGCAGCAGTGGCCGCATGATGACCTGGCTGCCATGATCACTCCCCCGGTGTAACCTCCTCAGCCGCAGTCGCCAGATAAACCTGAATCGCCTCCCGCATGTTCGCCTCCAGCTCCGCCAGACCGGGCGCCTGCGTATAGCAGCCCGGCAATTCAGTCACCGACCCGACCAGCCAGCCGCTTTCGGGGTCGCGTTCGATCAACACAGTGAATTGGTAGTTCATCATGGCCTCCATTGTCAGGCGCCGCCAGTGATGTCAGCGGCGCTGTGCTTTGAGTATAGCCACAACTGGCCGGGCGGCCAAGTCGTTTGGTGTATGGCGCCAGCGGTCGGAGCTCTAAGCTCAACACCGTTGAGCCGCGCTCCGACCGCTTTCCTTTCCCCTCCCTACCTCTCCACCCTCGGCAACCACACCCTCTCCACCCCCGTCGCCTCCGGCAGCGGGACCAGCTCGGTGCTGGCGTTGCCGTACACATCTTCAGCGCGCAGCAGGGCCAGCGAGGAGGCCGGGCCAGGCCAGGACGACAGCTCGAACGACCACTCGATGCCGTTGACAGGGATCGGCAGGTAGCGAACGCCGCCGTCGAGACTGATCTCCAGCGAGCGCACGCCCGATCCG
The nucleotide sequence above comes from Caldilineales bacterium. Encoded proteins:
- a CDS encoding type II toxin-antitoxin system HicB family antitoxin gives rise to the protein MNYQFTVLIERDPESGWLVGSVTELPGCYTQAPGLAELEANMREAIQVYLATAAEEVTPGE